The following proteins are co-located in the Spirosoma montaniterrae genome:
- a CDS encoding bifunctional heptose 7-phosphate kinase/heptose 1-phosphate adenyltransferase: MAPVLDLSIDELFREFDKLRVLIIGDVMLDSYVWGRVDRISPEAPVPVVNVVRRERRLGGAGNVLLNVQALGAEAIICSVIGTDAPGDLLVQELGDRNLNCDGLIRSDDRITTIKERIIAGSQQVVRVDTETDKYITADERTKLIEKAKELIPTCHVVIFEDYDKGVLSQEAIADITAFANAQNVPTVVDPKKRNFLSYKNVTLFKPNLKELREGLKLDFDVDNAAEFRAAVDTLKRELALNGALITLSERGVFIDYNGESLKLPAHLRQIADVSGAGDTVISIAACCVALRQPPAVVAGLSNLGGGLVCESVGVVPINKALLRQEAMETGLLK; encoded by the coding sequence ATGGCTCCTGTTCTTGACTTGTCCATCGACGAACTATTTCGTGAATTTGATAAGCTACGTGTTTTAATCATCGGCGATGTTATGCTCGACTCCTACGTGTGGGGGCGGGTAGACCGCATCTCGCCCGAAGCTCCCGTGCCGGTGGTGAACGTAGTCAGGCGCGAACGGCGGTTGGGTGGAGCTGGTAACGTGCTGCTCAACGTACAGGCACTGGGGGCCGAAGCCATCATCTGCTCAGTTATCGGCACCGACGCGCCCGGCGATTTGCTGGTGCAGGAACTCGGCGACCGTAACCTGAACTGCGACGGTCTGATTCGCAGCGACGACCGCATCACCACCATCAAAGAACGCATCATTGCCGGATCGCAGCAAGTGGTGCGGGTCGATACCGAAACCGACAAATACATCACTGCCGATGAGCGGACGAAGCTTATTGAAAAGGCAAAAGAATTGATTCCAACCTGCCACGTCGTTATTTTCGAAGATTACGACAAAGGCGTACTAAGCCAGGAAGCTATCGCCGATATTACGGCCTTTGCCAATGCACAAAACGTGCCGACGGTGGTTGACCCGAAGAAGCGTAATTTTTTGTCATATAAAAACGTAACGCTGTTCAAGCCTAATCTGAAAGAATTGCGTGAGGGGCTGAAACTTGATTTCGACGTCGATAATGCTGCCGAATTTCGGGCGGCTGTCGATACGCTCAAACGCGAGTTAGCTCTGAACGGCGCACTCATCACGCTCTCCGAACGGGGCGTATTCATCGACTACAACGGCGAATCGCTGAAACTACCGGCACACCTCCGGCAGATTGCCGACGTGTCGGGCGCGGGCGATACGGTTATCAGTATTGCGGCCTGTTGCGTGGCTCTGCGTCAGCCGCCCGCCGTCGTAGCCGGTCTGTCGAACCTCGGCGGGGGATTAGTTTGCGAATCGGTTGGTGTCGTGCCGATAAACAAGGCATTACTCCGGCAGGAAGCAATGGAGACGGGACTGCTGAAGTGA